In Phacochoerus africanus isolate WHEZ1 chromosome 1, ROS_Pafr_v1, whole genome shotgun sequence, the following are encoded in one genomic region:
- the CRTAP gene encoding cartilage-associated protein has product MESGRRAAAALLALLCAGCALRSGRAQYERYSFRSFPRDELMPLESAYRHALDQYSGEHWAESVGYLEISLRLHRLLRDSEAFCHRNCSAAPQPEPTAGLARYPELRLFGGLLRRAHCLKRCKQGLPAFRQSQPSREVLADFQRREPYKFLQFAYFKANNLPKAIAAAHTFLLKHPDDEMMKRNMAYYKSLPDAEDYIKDLESKSYESLFIRAVRAYNGENWRTCITDMELALPDFFKAFYECLAACEGSREIKDFKDFYLSIADHYVEVLECKIQCEENLTPVIGGYPVEKFVATIYHYLQFAYYKLNDLKNAAPCAVSYLLFDHNDKVMQQNLVYYQYHRDKWGLSDEHFQPRPEAVQFFNVTTLQKELYDFAKENIMDDDEGEVVEYVDDLLELEETS; this is encoded by the exons ATGGAGTCGGGGCGCCGGGCGGCCGCGGCACTGCTGGCGCTGCTGTGCGCTGGCTGCGCGCTGCGCTCCGGGCGCGCTCAGTACGAGCGCTACAGCTTCCGCAGCTTCCCGCGGGACGAGCTGATGCCGCTCGAGTCGGCCTACCGGCACGCGCTGGACCAGTACAGCGGCGAGCACTGGGCGGAGAGCGTGGGCTACCTGGAGATTAGCCTGCGGCTACACCGCCTGCTGCGCGACAGCGAGGCCTTCTGCCACCGCAACTGCAGCGCGGCGCCGCAGCCTGAGCCCACCGCCGGCCTCGCGCGCTACCCGGAGCTGCGCCTCTTTGGGGGCCTGCTGCGCCGCGCACACTGCCTCAAACGCTGCAAGCAGGGCCTGCCAGCCTTCCGCCAGTCACAGCCCAGCCGCGAAGTACTGGCCGACTTCCAGCGCCGAGAGCCCTACAAGTTTCTGCAGTTCGCCTACTTCAAG GCAAATAATCTCCCGAAAGCCATTGCTGCTGCTCACACCTTTCTATTGAAGCATCCTGATGATGAAATGATGAAGAGAAACATGGCTTATTACAAGAGCCTGCCTGATGCCGAGGACTACATTAAAGACTTGGAAAGCAAGTCGTATGAG AGCCTTTTCATCCGAGCTGTGCGGGCATACAATGGTGAGAACTGGAGGACGTGCATCACGGACATGGAGCTGGCCCTTCCCGACTTCTTCAAGGCCTTTTATGAGTGTCTGGCTGCCTGCGAGGGTTCCCGGGAGATCAAGGACTTCAAGGATTTCTATCTTTCCATAGCAG ATCattatgtggaagttctggaATGCAAAATCCAGTGTGAAGAGAACCTCACCCCAGTTATAGGAGGATATCCAGTGGAGAAATTTGTGGCTACCATATATCATTATTTGCAGTTTGCCTATTATAAGT TGAATGACCTGAAGAACGCGGCCCCCTGTGCCGTCAGCTACCTGCTCTTCGATCACAACGACAAGGTCATGCAGCAGAACCTGGTGTATTACCAGTACCACAGGGACAAGTGGGGGCTTTCGGATGAGCATTTCCAGCCCAGACCA GAAGCAGTTCAGTTCTTTAATGTGACTACACTCCAGAAAGAGCTGTATGACTTTGCTAAGGAAAACATAATGGATGATGATGAG GGAGAGGTCGTGGAATACGTGGACGACCTCTTGGAGCTGGAGGAGACCAGCTAG